One genomic region from Evansella sp. LMS18 encodes:
- a CDS encoding GTPase family protein, protein MADSPKNKSKDYEQMEDLFKYMYESLNKSKLSGSMKDKIVDEIGKLKSFTVDARAPRIALVGRRGSGKSSLINAIFGEYKAEVGDIKSKTGRGTWYTYEGELGEMEILDTRGLGESEAPDEETSAADPVSEVKASIKEKCPDVILFLAKAKEVGARIDEDAVQLLDLKKEVNTIHDYDVPVIGVVTQVDELAPLSDSTPPFSSPRKQENIESSVEMLGDKLEEIVSTPIKVIPVCSYMEFDNGKIVYDLRWNVDVLVDYLVKELPTEAQVILAKLSKIKSVQKKLARKIGKGVAGVTGIVGASPIPGSDMPIITSLQISMVGSIAMIGGTKINKRKIIDFIGALGVNAGVGFALREVARQAVKIFPGAGSVISGSLATAGTYALCEAAIKYFIDYRSADEAKKTFEKELDAKREELG, encoded by the coding sequence GTGGCGGATTCCCCAAAAAACAAAAGCAAAGATTATGAGCAGATGGAGGACCTCTTCAAATATATGTACGAAAGCTTAAATAAATCGAAGCTGTCAGGGTCCATGAAAGATAAGATTGTTGATGAAATAGGGAAACTGAAGTCATTTACTGTGGATGCGAGGGCACCGAGAATCGCTCTTGTAGGGAGAAGAGGCTCCGGGAAATCGAGTCTGATCAATGCTATCTTCGGTGAATATAAAGCAGAAGTGGGCGATATCAAATCAAAAACCGGCCGGGGAACATGGTACACCTATGAAGGTGAACTTGGAGAAATGGAAATTCTCGATACGAGGGGGCTCGGGGAGTCGGAAGCGCCGGACGAGGAAACTTCGGCGGCGGACCCAGTCTCCGAGGTGAAGGCTTCTATTAAAGAAAAGTGCCCGGACGTGATCTTATTTTTAGCAAAGGCAAAGGAAGTAGGGGCAAGGATCGATGAGGACGCAGTACAGCTCCTGGACCTGAAAAAGGAAGTTAATACGATTCATGATTACGATGTTCCTGTAATTGGCGTCGTCACACAGGTGGACGAGCTTGCGCCCCTGTCTGATAGTACCCCTCCGTTTTCCAGCCCGAGAAAGCAGGAAAACATCGAGTCCTCTGTGGAGATGCTTGGAGACAAGCTGGAAGAGATTGTTTCCACACCGATTAAGGTTATTCCGGTTTGCTCTTATATGGAGTTTGATAACGGGAAAATTGTCTACGACCTCAGATGGAATGTAGATGTGCTGGTTGACTATCTCGTAAAGGAGCTTCCCACCGAAGCCCAGGTAATCCTTGCTAAGCTGTCAAAAATAAAGTCGGTCCAGAAAAAACTGGCCCGTAAAATCGGCAAAGGGGTCGCCGGTGTGACAGGGATTGTGGGCGCTTCTCCAATACCAGGCTCCGATATGCCAATCATCACGAGCCTGCAGATTTCCATGGTCGGCTCTATCGCAATGATCGGCGGAACAAAGATTAATAAAAGAAAAATAATTGATTTCATCGGCGCACTTGGGGTCAATGCGGGTGTCGGTTTCGCACTGAGGGAAGTAGCCAGGCAGGCGGTGAAGATCTTCCCGGGCGCAGGCAGTGTCATTTCCGGTTCACTTGCAACAGCCGGGACGTACGCACTGTGCGAAGCCGCAATTAAATACTTCATAGACTATCGCTCTGCAGACGAAGCGAAGAAAACGTTCGAAAAGGAACTGGATGCAAAGCGGGAAGAGCTGGGTTAA
- the glcT gene encoding glucose PTS transporter transcription antiterminator GlcT, protein MIYVKKALNNNVIIAEHPEYEEIILIGKGLGFGKRPGDTVAGEQAEKFFVLKNTEEQKQYMKLLEYVDESFIALMDDIITRIEERFKVQLNEHIHVGLTDHLFFAIKRIREGLGVKNPFRKETELAYPKEYAMAEEIVESLSDQLDLTIPEGEIGFIALHIHSALTNRDLAEINKDTQLVASLVEIIEENLKITVDKTDMNYLRLVRHIHHAIERVQSGDYMEEQETLKNVLQEQYPVCYNLSWKLMKVMQQKLKKPVPDAEAVYLTLHLQRLMKR, encoded by the coding sequence GTGATTTACGTAAAGAAAGCATTAAATAATAACGTTATAATCGCTGAACACCCGGAATATGAAGAGATTATCTTGATCGGCAAGGGGCTCGGATTCGGCAAGCGTCCTGGTGACACGGTAGCCGGCGAGCAGGCCGAGAAGTTCTTCGTCCTGAAAAACACCGAAGAACAAAAGCAATATATGAAGCTTCTTGAATATGTGGATGAGTCGTTTATAGCGCTGATGGACGACATCATCACAAGAATCGAGGAACGGTTTAAAGTCCAGCTGAACGAACATATACATGTTGGCCTCACTGACCACCTGTTTTTTGCCATTAAGCGGATCAGGGAAGGGCTCGGGGTGAAGAATCCGTTCCGCAAAGAAACAGAGCTTGCCTATCCGAAAGAATATGCGATGGCTGAGGAAATTGTGGAATCCCTCAGCGACCAGCTGGATCTCACTATTCCGGAAGGGGAAATTGGTTTTATCGCACTGCATATACACAGCGCTCTGACGAACCGGGATCTTGCGGAAATTAATAAGGATACCCAGCTTGTCGCCAGCCTTGTGGAAATAATTGAGGAAAACCTGAAAATCACTGTTGATAAGACAGACATGAATTACCTCCGCCTCGTCCGCCACATACACCATGCCATTGAAAGAGTGCAGAGCGGGGACTACATGGAGGAACAGGAAACATTAAAAAATGTCTTGCAGGAACAATATCCTGTATGCTACAATCTGTCTTGGAAATTGATGAAAGTCATGCAGCAAAAATTAAAAAAGCCGGTGCCAGATGCTGAAGCGGTTTATCTGACCCTTCATCTGCAAAGATTAATGAAAAGGTAA
- a CDS encoding phosphatidylserine/phosphatidylglycerophosphate/cardiolipin synthase family protein, whose amino-acid sequence MYVIYAFITGVVMFQIAGYEEESYPAEERDIERFYGEEESVDRVALIEGRLESKAARNNIRESAQETLDITNFKLNEGSAADMFFASVVEAADRGVKVRILFDGIFHELRGEQTDIVYAMAAHPNIQLKFYEPVDLLRPWTLNNRLHDKLVIADDNLVMISGRNIGDRYFAPEGYENATNDRDAVVYNTEDASFGDSVIYEVKDYFEYVWNHEFSHDTSEDLSERQLEEGEERLAEFREQLEFFHEEYAEFFHQELDWEEMSHPTRNVTFIHNPIERMNKDPWVWKDITALMESAEDYIFMQSPFIIPSDKMMEHLDTDNITAGQVDILTNSLAASPNETAWSGWYGHREEIAASMADVYEYQGPVDSIHGKSFLIDDRISIIGSFNLDPRSVYLSTESMFVVDSEEVNGELRDFVEEMMQYESLKVADDGSYVPNENVEEEDVSTSKYLNMWFQSLITRFFEHML is encoded by the coding sequence TTGTATGTTATTTACGCATTTATAACAGGGGTAGTAATGTTCCAGATTGCAGGCTATGAAGAGGAAAGCTATCCTGCAGAAGAACGTGATATTGAGCGTTTTTACGGAGAGGAAGAATCGGTTGACCGTGTCGCTTTAATTGAAGGCAGGCTGGAATCGAAAGCAGCACGGAATAATATACGGGAGTCTGCCCAGGAGACCCTGGATATAACCAATTTTAAACTGAATGAAGGATCCGCCGCGGATATGTTTTTTGCGAGCGTGGTGGAAGCTGCTGACAGAGGTGTGAAAGTTAGGATTCTGTTTGATGGCATTTTTCACGAATTGCGGGGCGAACAGACGGATATTGTGTACGCAATGGCCGCCCATCCTAATATTCAGCTGAAATTTTATGAACCAGTAGATCTGCTGCGCCCGTGGACGCTGAATAACAGGCTCCACGATAAGCTGGTTATCGCAGATGATAATCTGGTGATGATCAGCGGGAGAAATATAGGAGACAGATACTTTGCCCCTGAAGGTTATGAGAATGCGACAAATGACAGGGATGCAGTAGTTTACAATACGGAAGATGCCAGCTTTGGAGACAGTGTAATATATGAGGTGAAAGATTATTTCGAGTATGTGTGGAATCATGAATTCTCTCATGATACTTCAGAAGATCTCTCTGAACGGCAGCTTGAGGAAGGAGAAGAAAGACTTGCTGAATTCAGGGAGCAGCTCGAGTTTTTCCATGAGGAGTACGCTGAATTCTTCCACCAGGAGCTGGACTGGGAAGAAATGTCCCATCCGACCAGGAATGTAACTTTCATTCATAATCCTATTGAAAGGATGAATAAAGATCCATGGGTATGGAAGGATATCACCGCTTTAATGGAGAGTGCAGAGGATTATATTTTTATGCAAAGTCCGTTCATTATTCCTTCCGACAAAATGATGGAGCATCTTGACACGGACAATATAACTGCCGGACAGGTGGATATTCTGACAAACTCCCTTGCTGCGAGCCCAAACGAAACAGCATGGTCAGGCTGGTACGGACATAGGGAGGAGATTGCCGCCTCAATGGCTGACGTGTACGAATATCAGGGGCCGGTCGACTCTATACACGGCAAGTCTTTCCTGATTGATGACCGAATCAGCATTATCGGTTCTTTCAACCTTGACCCAAGAAGTGTCTATCTCAGCACGGAAAGTATGTTTGTCGTGGACAGTGAAGAGGTTAACGGGGAGCTTCGGGATTTTGTTGAGGAAATGATGCAGTACGAGAGCCTTAAGGTAGCCGATGACGGGTCGTATGTTCCTAACGAAAATGTGGAAGAAGAGGATGTATCCACATCTAAGTATCTGAATATGTGGTTTCAGTCTCTTATAACAAGGTTTTTCGAGCATATGCTGTAG